In Pirellula sp. SH-Sr6A, the DNA window GACGGGCAAATCGCAATTCCACGATTTCATGGTAACCGCCATCCGATCCGCTGATTTATCGGAAACCAAGCAAACCTCGCAGAACGCCGAGAGCCCTCGTTCTTGAAGACTCTTTTGAAACCGATAGACGTCATCGACAAACGCGCGGCTCGTCTCGCTGTCATCGATCCAGTGCAGTACCGTTACCCTCTTTCCTCTCGCGGTCGTGTCCAACACATCTTGGTTGGCCGGTCCTCGAAGCAACACTGGTTTCGGCTTTGTCCCGAGTTCTTTGGGAATATTGCGCAGGGGAGGATCGACAAAGCGGCGCACCAGCAAATCGGAATCGCTTTCGGGCAACGTCCATCCACTCCAATCGATGGCATGGTTGATCCTCGCATTCACCAAATCGATCGAAAACTGGCACTTGGATCTGTCCACACTCTCCGGAAGGGGCTGTGGGAGTGGAAAGACCGATTCGATCGGCATCTCCACACGCAGGATCAAGTTCCGTTTCGCGTCGATCCACAGCACAAAGGGGCTCTTCTCCAAAAGAACTTCGACTCGTGTGCATAGAACGCTATCGAACGTGTCATCCTCCAGCTTTCGAAACTCCCCTTGATCAAGCCAGTCCTGCAAAGGAGTTCCAGCGAGAAGCAGCTCGATTGTGATAGGGATTCCCCAAACCCTGCGATGGAGGAGGACCCCTAGATGATCGTCGAGCAACCAACTCCAGGTGATGCGATCTGGCAAAGGGCGAACAACTCGCTGATTCTCAAAGGGTTTGAACTCGGCGTCGCCTGCGATGGACTCAAACGTTTGTGGTTTCCAACTCGATCGCAACTGGGGTGTCCAGAGCGCGAGCTTCCGCGGTCGCTCGAAAGCAACGGCGAGAGGCCTGGTCTGAACCAGCGGCTTGTCGGGATAAGGAATGGAAAGCTGAAGCACTCCTTCGTCCTCATACGACTTCAACGTTTGGTAGGTCGCGATGCACTGTTCGAGCAATCCCTTCAATGCAACGGAGTCGGCAGATGTAGTCGCGGAAGGGGGAGTCGATGGCGAAGCGGAGGAACCGGCAGGGATTGGGGACGCCGACGTACCGCCGTCGCTAGGCACCGATGCGTCCCCGTCGCCCGTCTTGGAATCCAAACCACTCGCTGCACCGGAGTTCTCGTCGATCTTCTCGGCATTCGCATCGCTGGGATTCTTCGACGCGGAATTGGGAGAACACCCGACCCAACCGATCACAAGAATCAGCACGAGAAGTCGATAGATCGCTGGCTTTCGTTCGTAGCATCGACTCAGGTTTAACAACATGGAGGTATCATCCAACGAGGAGGAATAGAAATCTGTTTCAATGTCTACCGGAAGGCGGCGTCCCCGGATCCAATTCGCTCGAGGGGAATCGTTCTTCGTCGTTCATGGCTTCTGTAGTACTATACTTCGGCACATGATTAGCGTCGTCTCATACGATCGGCATGGCGGGAAGCTACTCTTTCAGCTTCTCAAGCCTTCCTTGTGCACGTTCGACGAGGGAAAGCATTTCTTTGTTCCCGTTGTACAAACTCACGATTCCTTCCCAAATCTGCTTGGCGCTGAGCAGATCCCCGCTGCCATATTTCTTGTCCGCTTCGTTTAGCTTTTCTTGTAGGAAGCGACGAAGTTCGTCGGCATCGGGCGGGCTGCTTTCGATCTTCTCGATCTGTCGTCTTGCCAGATTCACAAAAGGACGCTCTTTCTCCTCATTCTTGAGAAGACTGACGATCGCTTTGTATTTGTCGAGCGCGGTGACGCGATCCCCGAATTGCTCGAAGCGATTTGCTTCGACAAATTTTCGTTCCCCTTCGCTCGAGGGCTCCCGCCCGAACCTTCGATTGCTTTGCATCTTTTGCTCGGCGTTGACCATTTCGATTTCGATCAACCTCTCTTCGGCCCATGTCGCCGACTCGCTCTCTGGAAACCGTTCTATCAACGGGATTAAGTAGCGATCGCGCGCTTCGTTGAGAGACCCCACGTCTTCTTGAGCCAGGAAGAGTTCCGCCCGATAGCGAAGCGTCTTTTCGCTGAGGGGCATGAGGAAGTAGCCGATGGTTGCGACGATGAATAACAAGATCCCAACCAGGACGAGAGGTCTTTCCAGCATCGCCGGAGAGTCGTCGTATTCCTCGTCGCGTTTCGAACGCTTTTTTTTCTTCTTGCGTCCCAAGATCTTTTCCGCTTCGTCCTTGTCGACGTTCATTTGCAGCGGACTGAAGCCTGAAACAGCATGTTGCACCACAGCGACCCCGGACGTGGCACGCTTTTGCGCCTCGCGGAGGGCGAGGGACGTGGCCGTGGCGGAATAGGGACGTTTGAGTGGATCTTTGTGCATCAGTTGCTCGACGATGGCGCTAAGCCAGACCGGACAATCGAAGACTTGAGCTGCCACCGGCTCGACGTCTTGCACCAAGATCGCTTGTCGAACCATCCCGGCATTCGCCCCTGCGAAGGGAGGTCTGCCTGTGAGCGCATGGTAGAGGGTTGCACCGAGGGAATACAAATCGCAAGCGACCTCGAGCTTCCCTTTTCCTTCGACTTGTTCGGGGGATTGGTAGGCCAAGTCCTCAGGGCGAGGAGGGTGGGTCGCTGCAGGTCCTTGCCAAATCTCGTTCAGTTTGGCGACTTCTCCGCCCAGCGTCAGGAGCACTTTATCGGGACGGATACGTCCATGGATCCAACCTGCTTCGTGGGCGCGCTGAAGAGCTTCGCAAAGTTGCAGTCCGTAATCGAGAACCGTTTCCCAAGGCAATCGTTCGCGTCGTTCGAGGGCGTGATCGAGCGATTCACCTTCGACCAACTCGTAAACCAGATACGCATCCTTGGCGTCGAAGCCCCCTCCGTAGCAACGGACGACACCCGGATGTTTGAGTGTTTTGATCTTTTCGAGGTTGGCGGCGAACTCCTGTTTGCTCTCCGGCGTCATGCCCATCGGCATAGGGAAGACGCGAACGGCCACTTGCGAACGCTGCTGCACGTGGATCGCGCGATAGATATGGCTGTTCGGGCCCCCCAGCGGTGCCTCCAATGCCAAAGGACCGATGCGCGATCGCGTCACGTCAGTCGCCTCCCGTGCATTGACCAGCGAATTTCAATCCGTTGATCACGCAATCCTTTACCGCCTCGACATCCACCTTCGTGATGACCTCCATCCCGCGATGCTTCACCGCGTAGGGACGCCGGTCGATGATCGTTGCCCCGCGTGTCAGTTCCCCCAACTCTTCGACCTCGACCGAGTACTCTTCCGAACCGAATAGCATGGGCTCGACCAAGTAAGCGACTCCGAGCACGGCGTTGAGCGCGATCGTCTCTTGGGCTCGATGTTGACGATAGCTTCGGAACAAGTGCGGAATCATGGCATGAAGCAGTCCCCCTGCCCGCGTGTACTTGGGGGGTAGGCAATCCAGAAAATTGAAATCGAAAGTGACTTGATGAGCGATTTCGAGCGGAATCAAAGTCTTCGTGGTCGGAGAGCGGAAGATGGTAGATGCGCTCGTCGGATCGAAGTGCATATTGAACTCTGCAGCGGCCGTGACATCGCCGATGCCGTTGGTCGCTCCCCCCACCATAATCACTTTATCGACCTGCTCGACGATCGACGGATCTCGCGCGAAGGCGCGGGCCAGTCCTGTGAGGGGCCCCAAGCAAAGGACGCTTACGTTCTCGGGATCGGCTTTGATTCGGTCTGCGAGCAGCTTCTCGCTGTTCATCAAGTGCTGGCGTTGGACAGGAGAGAA includes these proteins:
- a CDS encoding nucleoside hydrolase; the protein is MARKVIIDCDPGIDDAIALIMALFDPRLDVVAITTCGGTVESDRCTQNVLGLLERLDPPRLPRVGGGTDPEDAPVSDNRFLHGEDGVGNIGFSPVQRQHLMNSEKLLADRIKADPENVSVLCLGPLTGLARAFARDPSIVEQVDKVIMVGGATNGIGDVTAAAEFNMHFDPTSASTIFRSPTTKTLIPLEIAHQVTFDFNFLDCLPPKYTRAGGLLHAMIPHLFRSYRQHRAQETIALNAVLGVAYLVEPMLFGSEEYSVEVEELGELTRGATIIDRRPYAVKHRGMEVITKVDVEAVKDCVINGLKFAGQCTGGD
- a CDS encoding serine/threonine protein kinase is translated as MTRSRIGPLALEAPLGGPNSHIYRAIHVQQRSQVAVRVFPMPMGMTPESKQEFAANLEKIKTLKHPGVVRCYGGGFDAKDAYLVYELVEGESLDHALERRERLPWETVLDYGLQLCEALQRAHEAGWIHGRIRPDKVLLTLGGEVAKLNEIWQGPAATHPPRPEDLAYQSPEQVEGKGKLEVACDLYSLGATLYHALTGRPPFAGANAGMVRQAILVQDVEPVAAQVFDCPVWLSAIVEQLMHKDPLKRPYSATATSLALREAQKRATSGVAVVQHAVSGFSPLQMNVDKDEAEKILGRKKKKKRSKRDEEYDDSPAMLERPLVLVGILLFIVATIGYFLMPLSEKTLRYRAELFLAQEDVGSLNEARDRYLIPLIERFPESESATWAEERLIEIEMVNAEQKMQSNRRFGREPSSEGERKFVEANRFEQFGDRVTALDKYKAIVSLLKNEEKERPFVNLARRQIEKIESSPPDADELRRFLQEKLNEADKKYGSGDLLSAKQIWEGIVSLYNGNKEMLSLVERAQGRLEKLKE